One Thalassospira marina DNA window includes the following coding sequences:
- a CDS encoding calcium-binding protein has translation MATITGTSGDDVLAGTSDIDLIDGLAGDDRLTAVGNGDVLIGGEGADTFVFNEQGQNATLSYAGSGAAISVFYDPYAAHLDASGGDATGDSVTSTAGRVDLTIVGSDHDDSFDGKNAVFEGGGGADHFEGYNYVSYAHSDAGVSVNLTTGAASGGDAQGDSFGTYFGLQGLIGSAHDDHLTNSHYSAQWMDGGAGDDVLTGSSSMDTLLGGDGDDTLLGGGGNDNMVGGAGADHFEGGAGILDSVHYDTADATTGVYVDLATGEGQGGDATGDTYSGVEVAYGTSFEDTLIGDDGGNVLSGLGGDDFIFGGGGNDFLRGDEFGLTSSDDYLDGGAGNDDLDGGAGSDILIGGDGNDILTGDLGGDLLKGGAGIDTLDYNDHGESGVHVNLATGLAEGESADGDVFEDIENLSGSRYDDILEGDQGRNMIEGLFGNDIVRGGDGHDGLRGGAGDDTLVGGDGNDLLTGDGENAHGVHGADTFLWETFEGGAERDRITDFGSEDKLQFSAEFQDKAGIHDFTDFLAHAEQNDTGVYVDFADGRHYGYGVQIDGIDLSDLGEGNVQFDDPDTDTAGAGMGDALI, from the coding sequence ATGGCGACCATTACCGGGACCAGCGGAGATGACGTGCTTGCCGGAACCAGCGACATTGACCTGATTGACGGGTTGGCCGGGGATGACCGGCTGACTGCCGTTGGCAATGGTGATGTGCTGATCGGTGGTGAAGGGGCAGATACCTTTGTTTTTAACGAACAGGGGCAAAATGCGACCCTGTCCTATGCCGGGTCCGGCGCCGCGATCAGCGTTTTTTATGACCCCTATGCCGCCCACCTTGATGCCAGCGGGGGGGATGCCACAGGCGATAGCGTGACCAGTACGGCTGGCCGCGTTGATTTGACAATTGTGGGATCGGACCATGATGACAGCTTTGATGGCAAAAACGCCGTTTTTGAAGGTGGCGGCGGGGCAGACCATTTTGAAGGATACAATTATGTCAGCTATGCCCATTCCGATGCCGGGGTAAGCGTTAACCTGACCACCGGGGCGGCCAGTGGGGGCGATGCCCAGGGCGACAGCTTTGGCACCTATTTCGGCCTGCAGGGTTTGATCGGGTCTGCCCATGACGACCATTTGACCAATTCGCATTACAGCGCGCAATGGATGGATGGGGGTGCCGGGGATGATGTGCTGACCGGGTCATCATCGATGGATACATTGCTGGGCGGGGACGGGGATGACACCCTGCTGGGGGGTGGTGGAAATGATAATATGGTGGGCGGTGCCGGGGCTGACCATTTTGAAGGTGGCGCGGGTATACTGGATTCCGTGCATTATGATACGGCGGATGCCACAACCGGCGTTTATGTGGACCTTGCCACGGGTGAAGGGCAGGGCGGTGACGCCACCGGCGATACCTATAGCGGTGTTGAAGTGGCCTATGGCACCAGTTTTGAAGACACCCTGATTGGCGATGATGGCGGCAATGTCCTGAGCGGCCTTGGCGGTGATGATTTTATTTTTGGCGGCGGCGGCAATGATTTCCTGCGGGGCGATGAGTTTGGCCTGACCAGCAGTGATGATTACCTTGATGGAGGTGCGGGCAATGACGACCTGGATGGTGGTGCTGGCAGCGACATCCTGATCGGTGGTGATGGCAATGACATCCTGACCGGCGACCTTGGCGGGGACCTGTTAAAGGGTGGGGCCGGTATTGATACCCTTGATTACAATGACCACGGCGAAAGCGGTGTGCATGTCAATCTTGCGACGGGCCTTGCCGAAGGTGAAAGTGCCGACGGGGATGTGTTCGAGGATATCGAGAATCTGAGCGGTTCACGCTATGACGATATCCTGGAGGGGGACCAGGGCCGCAATATGATCGAAGGCCTGTTTGGCAATGATATTGTGCGCGGTGGCGACGGGCATGATGGCCTGCGCGGTGGTGCGGGTGATGACACGCTGGTTGGCGGCGATGGCAATGACCTTCTGACCGGGGATGGCGAAAATGCCCACGGGGTTCATGGTGCCGATACCTTCCTGTGGGAAACATTTGAAGGTGGTGCAGAGCGTGACCGCATCACCGATTTTGGCAGCGAAGACAAACTGCAATTCAGTGCGGAATTCCAGGACAAAGCTGGCATTCACGATTTCACCGATTTCCTTGCCCATGCTGAGCAGAACGATACCGGCGTTTATGTCGATTTCGCTGACGGCCGGCATTACGGCTATGGCGTGCAGATTGATGGCATTGATTTGTCCGATCTGGGGGAAGGCAATGTGCAGTTCGATGACCCTGATACAGACACAG